From a single Streptomyces sp. NBC_01264 genomic region:
- a CDS encoding HNH endonuclease: MPHVLVLNASYEPLGVVPLRRALVLVLENKAVSLEESGAFLHSATRAVPAPSVVRLKRFVRVPYRGPVPLTRRALFARDGGRCMYCGAVATSVDHVIPRSRGGQHAWDNVVAACRRCNHVKADRHLVDLGWRLRHQPAPPSGLAWRIIGTGHRDPCWMPYLQPYGAEDALDRIGVPVAAAAVAS; the protein is encoded by the coding sequence GTGCCGCACGTCCTGGTCCTCAACGCGTCGTACGAGCCCCTCGGCGTCGTACCGCTCCGTCGCGCGCTCGTCCTCGTCCTGGAGAACAAAGCCGTCTCCCTGGAAGAATCCGGCGCCTTTCTGCACAGTGCGACAAGGGCCGTCCCCGCGCCCAGCGTGGTTCGGCTCAAGCGCTTCGTGCGGGTCCCCTACCGGGGGCCCGTTCCACTCACCCGCCGCGCGCTGTTCGCCCGGGACGGCGGCCGCTGCATGTACTGCGGGGCCGTCGCCACCAGTGTCGACCACGTCATCCCGCGCAGCCGGGGCGGGCAGCACGCCTGGGACAACGTCGTCGCCGCCTGCCGTCGCTGCAACCACGTCAAGGCCGACCGCCACCTCGTCGACCTCGGCTGGCGCCTGCGGCACCAGCCGGCTCCGCCGTCGGGGCTGGCCTGGCGGATCATCGGGACGGGGCACCGGGATCCGTGCTGGATGCCGTACCTCCAGCCGTACGGGGCGGAGGATGCGCTGGATCGCATCGGGGTTCCGGTCGCCGCCGCGGCGGTCGCGTCGTAG
- a CDS encoding N-acetylglucosamine kinase, translating to MGVSRPLKAAVLAVDAGNSKTDVALIAADGRVLGTGRAGGFQPPRVGVEAAVDVLAQAVAEAAAAAGLPEPAAGAPYADRVSACLANADLPVEEALLAQAIGARGWGADTEVRNDTFAILRAGLGEDAGGPRGVAVVCGAGINCVGMLPDGRTARFPALGQISGDWGGGGGLAAEAMWWAARAEDGRGGPTELAAALPGHFARESVYALIEALHLGIVEPVRMHELVPVLFAVAAAGDAVAAALVERQAEEVVALASVALERLGLLAEEAPVLLGGSVLAARHPQLNGRVEALLAERAPHARVSVVTAPPVLGAGLLGLDALGAGPEAYGKLRAHFG from the coding sequence ATGGGCGTGAGCCGGCCCCTGAAGGCAGCCGTCCTCGCCGTCGACGCGGGCAACAGCAAGACGGACGTGGCGTTGATCGCCGCGGACGGCCGCGTCCTCGGCACCGGACGCGCGGGCGGCTTCCAGCCCCCGCGCGTCGGGGTCGAGGCGGCGGTGGACGTCCTCGCGCAGGCCGTCGCCGAGGCGGCCGCGGCCGCCGGGCTGCCGGAGCCCGCGGCCGGGGCCCCGTACGCCGACCGGGTCTCGGCCTGTCTGGCCAACGCGGACCTCCCGGTGGAGGAGGCCCTGCTCGCGCAGGCCATCGGCGCGCGGGGCTGGGGCGCGGACACCGAGGTCCGCAACGACACCTTCGCGATCCTGCGGGCGGGCCTCGGCGAGGACGCCGGGGGGCCGCGCGGGGTCGCGGTGGTCTGCGGGGCGGGCATCAACTGCGTGGGCATGCTGCCCGACGGGCGCACCGCCCGGTTCCCGGCGCTGGGGCAGATCTCCGGCGACTGGGGCGGCGGCGGCGGGCTGGCCGCCGAGGCCATGTGGTGGGCGGCGCGCGCCGAGGACGGGCGCGGCGGTCCCACCGAGCTCGCGGCGGCCCTGCCGGGGCACTTCGCACGGGAGTCCGTGTACGCGCTGATCGAGGCGCTGCACCTGGGCATCGTCGAGCCCGTACGGATGCACGAGTTGGTGCCGGTGCTGTTCGCGGTGGCCGCGGCCGGTGATGCGGTCGCCGCGGCCCTCGTCGAGCGGCAGGCCGAGGAGGTCGTGGCGCTGGCCTCGGTGGCGCTGGAGCGGCTCGGGCTGCTGGCCGAGGAGGCGCCCGTCCTGCTGGGCGGCAGCGTACTGGCCGCCCGGCACCCGCAGCTGAACGGCCGGGTGGAGGCCCTGCTCGCCGAACGGGCGCCGCACGCCCGGGTGTCGGTGGTGACGGCCCCGCCGGTGCTGGGCGCCGGCCTGCTGGGCCTGGACGCCCTGGGCGCCGGCCCCGAGGCCTACGGGAAGCTGCGTGCCCACTTCGGTTGA
- a CDS encoding carbohydrate ABC transporter permease: MRIMSQTITREARRTPRPTGSSGTTDSARPVRTARRRAALHWVAVHSLGVAAALFFVLPFVFLFLTSVMSDQQALTRDLWPHTWEWGNYAKVWDTPGFLTWWRNTLLYAGLGTVLTVVSSVPVAYALAKFRFRGRRLSLLLVIAMMMLPPQVVVIPMYLFWAKQLDLSGTLWPLIIPMAFGDAFSIFLLRQFLLTIPDEYLDAAKVDGCGELRTLLRVVLPMAKPGIAAVALFQFFAAWNDYFGPQIYASDNPAAWTLSYGLESFKGAHHTNWNLTMAATVLVMAPVIVLFFFAQKAFVEGVTLTGVKG; encoded by the coding sequence CTGAGGATCATGAGCCAGACCATCACCCGCGAAGCGCGGCGCACTCCCCGTCCCACCGGATCATCCGGTACGACGGACTCCGCGCGGCCCGTGCGCACCGCGCGCCGCCGGGCCGCCCTGCACTGGGTGGCCGTGCACTCCCTCGGCGTCGCCGCGGCGCTCTTCTTCGTCCTCCCGTTCGTGTTCCTCTTCCTGACCTCGGTGATGAGCGACCAGCAGGCGCTGACCCGCGACCTGTGGCCGCACACCTGGGAGTGGGGCAACTACGCGAAGGTGTGGGACACCCCCGGCTTCCTGACCTGGTGGCGCAACACCCTGCTGTACGCGGGCCTCGGCACCGTGCTGACCGTGGTCTCCTCGGTGCCCGTCGCCTACGCGCTCGCCAAGTTCCGCTTCCGCGGCCGGCGGCTGTCGCTGCTGCTCGTGATCGCCATGATGATGCTGCCGCCCCAGGTGGTCGTCATCCCGATGTACCTCTTCTGGGCCAAGCAACTGGACCTCTCCGGCACCCTGTGGCCGCTGATCATCCCGATGGCCTTCGGCGACGCCTTCTCCATCTTCCTGCTGCGCCAGTTCCTGCTGACCATCCCCGACGAGTACCTCGACGCGGCGAAGGTCGACGGCTGCGGCGAGCTGCGCACCCTGCTGCGGGTGGTCCTGCCGATGGCGAAGCCCGGGATCGCGGCGGTCGCACTGTTCCAGTTCTTCGCCGCCTGGAACGACTACTTCGGCCCACAGATCTACGCCTCGGACAACCCGGCCGCCTGGACCCTCAGTTACGGGCTGGAGTCCTTCAAGGGCGCACACCACACCAACTGGAACCTGACCATGGCGGCGACCGTGCTGGTCATGGCCCCGGTGATCGTCCTCTTCTTCTTCGCCCAGAAGGCGTTCGTCGAAGGCGTCACCCTGACCGGAGTGAAAGGCTAG
- a CDS encoding glutamate ABC transporter substrate-binding protein — translation MAAACALTAAAVLLPLAQAAPGGPGISAPVRGPARTAVAPQAPADTCENPEASLRPNGLDGSSIERIRAAGHLVAGVDQNSFKWGYRNPAGELDGFDIALVQAIAKDIFGTDGKVIYRAIPTSQRIPALKDGTVDIVVRTMTVNCKRLEEVAFSTAYFEAGQQVLAPKDSKITGYDASLKGRRICTAAGSTAEAALATQSYGAVPVSVPNQLDCLVRLQLGEVDGIITDNALAAGQAAQDPSIRLVGSPFTKEFYGVAMNKDAGDLVRRVNKVLEDYRAGGDASPWMAAYKHHLEPVLPGVAGPPVPKYRD, via the coding sequence ATGGCCGCGGCCTGTGCGCTGACGGCCGCCGCCGTGCTGCTGCCGCTGGCCCAGGCGGCCCCGGGCGGCCCGGGTATCTCCGCACCGGTGCGCGGGCCGGCCAGGACGGCCGTCGCTCCGCAGGCACCCGCGGACACCTGCGAGAACCCCGAGGCGAGCCTGCGCCCCAACGGCCTGGACGGCTCGTCCATCGAGCGGATCCGCGCCGCGGGCCACCTCGTCGCGGGCGTGGACCAGAACAGCTTCAAATGGGGCTACCGCAACCCGGCCGGGGAGCTCGACGGTTTCGACATCGCCCTGGTCCAGGCCATAGCGAAGGACATATTCGGCACCGACGGCAAGGTCATCTACCGGGCCATCCCCACCAGTCAGCGCATCCCCGCGCTCAAGGACGGCACCGTCGACATCGTCGTGCGCACGATGACCGTCAACTGCAAGCGGCTGGAGGAGGTCGCCTTCTCGACGGCGTACTTCGAGGCCGGGCAGCAGGTGCTGGCCCCCAAGGACTCGAAGATCACCGGCTACGACGCCTCGCTGAAGGGCCGCCGCATCTGCACGGCGGCCGGCTCGACGGCGGAGGCGGCCCTGGCCACCCAGTCCTACGGCGCCGTCCCGGTCAGCGTGCCCAACCAGCTGGACTGCCTGGTCCGGCTGCAGTTGGGCGAGGTGGACGGCATCATCACCGACAACGCCCTCGCCGCGGGCCAGGCCGCGCAGGACCCGTCGATCCGGCTGGTCGGCTCCCCGTTCACCAAGGAGTTCTACGGGGTGGCCATGAACAAGGACGCCGGTGACCTGGTGCGCCGGGTCAACAAGGTGCTGGAGGACTACCGCGCGGGCGGCGACGCCAGCCCCTGGATGGCGGCCTACAAGCACCACCTGGAACCCGTGCTGCCCGGTGTGGCCGGCCCGCCCGTTCCCAAGTACCGGGACTGA
- a CDS encoding mechanosensitive ion channel family protein — MPRPAALLPLAAENPDAAETIRETHESVTNAASFIEENWAGWLYLGLRILLILVIAFALRSVVRKSLTKLITRMNRGADAVEGTALSGLLVNAERRRQRSEAIGSVLRSVASFLILGTAALMVLGALDINLGPLLASAGVAGVAIGFGARNLVTDFLSGVFMILEDQYGVGDKIDAGVASGEVVEVGLRVTKLRGDNGEIWYVRNGEIKRIGNLSQGWATASVAVQVKPTESLGRIREVIKDIADTMAKESPWDERLWGPVEVLGLDEVLLASMSVSVSAKTMPGQQFAVERELRWRIKGAFDAAGIGIVGGLPVPEEDAAPADPSAAVAPPSALANPTSPQSLAAAEIPHPAAGGAASGSGPRITK; from the coding sequence GTGCCCAGGCCTGCCGCCCTGCTCCCGCTCGCAGCCGAGAACCCGGACGCGGCGGAAACGATCAGAGAAACCCACGAGAGCGTCACGAACGCCGCCAGTTTCATCGAGGAGAACTGGGCCGGATGGCTCTACCTGGGCCTGCGGATCCTGCTGATCCTGGTCATCGCCTTCGCCCTGCGCTCGGTGGTCCGCAAGTCGCTGACCAAGCTGATCACCCGGATGAACCGCGGCGCCGACGCCGTGGAGGGCACCGCCCTGAGCGGGCTCCTGGTCAACGCGGAGCGGCGTAGGCAGCGGTCCGAGGCCATCGGTTCGGTCCTGCGTTCCGTGGCCTCGTTCCTGATCCTCGGCACCGCGGCCCTGATGGTGCTCGGCGCGCTCGACATCAACCTGGGGCCGCTGCTGGCGAGCGCCGGTGTGGCCGGTGTGGCGATCGGTTTCGGCGCCCGGAACCTGGTCACGGACTTCCTCTCCGGCGTGTTCATGATCCTCGAGGACCAGTACGGCGTCGGTGACAAGATCGACGCCGGGGTGGCCTCGGGCGAGGTCGTCGAGGTGGGGCTGCGCGTCACCAAGCTGCGCGGCGACAACGGCGAGATCTGGTACGTCCGCAACGGCGAGATCAAGCGGATCGGCAACCTCAGCCAGGGCTGGGCCACGGCGAGCGTCGCGGTGCAGGTCAAGCCCACCGAGAGCCTCGGCCGCATCCGCGAGGTGATCAAGGACATAGCCGACACCATGGCCAAGGAGTCCCCGTGGGACGAGCGGCTGTGGGGTCCGGTGGAGGTGCTGGGCCTGGACGAGGTGCTGCTGGCCTCGATGTCGGTTTCGGTGTCGGCCAAGACGATGCCGGGCCAGCAGTTCGCCGTGGAGCGCGAGCTGCGCTGGCGGATCAAGGGCGCCTTCGACGCGGCGGGCATCGGGATCGTCGGGGGCCTGCCGGTGCCCGAGGAGGACGCGGCCCCGGCCGACCCCTCGGCCGCCGTCGCCCCGCCCTCGGCGCTGGCGAACCCGACCTCCCCGCAGTCCCTGGCCGCCGCGGAGATCCCGCATCCGGCCGCGGGCGGCGCGGCCTCCGGCTCCGGCCCGCGCATCACGAAGTAG
- a CDS encoding ABC transporter substrate-binding protein, translated as MPRISRLTSAATAVAAISVLATACAGSTSDTAADDPKKDVTLNFWHGWSAPSEAKAIEDNIARFQKAHPNIKVNVTGNMTDDKINQALRAGGDKAPDVVASFTTDSVGKFCNSGAFTDLNPFLKKSGIDKEKVFPKTLLQYTQFNGNQCTLPLLNDAYGLVYNKTAFAAAGITEPPKTWSQFEAAAQKLTIAKGDSYQQLGIMPTYHGYETAPQRLAAMWSPSYFDADGKSNLAKDPGFAKMLTAQKDLVGKLGGYEKLEKFRTTFGDEWGAEHPFHLGLVAMQIDGEWRANMAKEAGVKFEIGTAPMPVPDDQAADYGKGYLSGTIMGIASGSKKQNAAWELAKYMTTDTDAVVEFANAIHNVPSTLAALDSPKLQVTPEFKTFIDIAKHPKSTTTPAQVDGGTYQLTFTDFAYAVEKGDVADIHAGLAKTDQQIDTDIAKAK; from the coding sequence ATGCCCAGAATCAGCCGCCTGACCTCCGCCGCCACCGCCGTCGCCGCGATATCCGTACTCGCCACCGCGTGTGCGGGCTCCACCTCCGACACGGCCGCCGACGACCCCAAGAAGGACGTCACCCTCAACTTCTGGCACGGCTGGTCCGCCCCCAGCGAGGCCAAGGCCATCGAGGACAACATCGCCCGGTTCCAGAAGGCGCACCCGAACATCAAGGTCAACGTCACGGGCAACATGACGGACGACAAGATCAACCAGGCGCTGCGCGCCGGCGGCGACAAGGCCCCCGACGTGGTGGCCTCCTTCACCACCGACAGCGTCGGCAAGTTCTGCAACAGCGGCGCCTTCACGGACCTGAACCCCTTCCTGAAGAAGTCCGGGATCGACAAGGAGAAGGTCTTCCCCAAGACCCTTCTCCAGTACACCCAGTTCAACGGCAACCAGTGCACGCTGCCGCTGCTGAACGACGCGTACGGCCTCGTCTACAACAAGACCGCCTTCGCCGCCGCCGGGATCACCGAACCGCCCAAGACGTGGAGCCAGTTCGAGGCCGCCGCCCAGAAGCTGACGATCGCCAAGGGCGACTCGTACCAGCAGCTCGGCATCATGCCCACCTACCACGGCTACGAGACCGCCCCCCAGCGCCTGGCCGCCATGTGGAGCCCGTCGTACTTCGACGCCGACGGCAAGTCGAACCTGGCCAAGGACCCCGGCTTCGCCAAGATGCTGACGGCGCAGAAGGACCTGGTCGGCAAGCTCGGCGGGTACGAGAAGCTGGAGAAGTTCCGCACCACCTTCGGTGACGAGTGGGGCGCGGAGCACCCCTTCCACCTGGGCCTGGTCGCCATGCAGATCGACGGCGAGTGGCGGGCGAACATGGCGAAGGAGGCCGGGGTGAAGTTCGAGATCGGCACCGCCCCGATGCCCGTCCCGGACGACCAGGCCGCCGACTATGGCAAGGGCTACCTCTCCGGCACGATCATGGGCATCGCCTCGGGCAGCAAGAAGCAGAACGCCGCCTGGGAGCTGGCGAAGTACATGACCACCGACACCGACGCGGTCGTGGAGTTCGCCAACGCCATCCACAACGTGCCCTCCACCCTGGCCGCCCTGGACTCCCCCAAGCTCCAGGTGACCCCGGAGTTCAAGACCTTCATCGACATCGCCAAGCACCCGAAGTCGACCACCACCCCGGCGCAGGTGGACGGCGGCACCTACCAGCTGACCTTCACGGACTTCGCGTACGCGGTCGAGAAGGGCGACGTCGCGGACATCCACGCCGGGCTCGCCAAGACCGACCAGCAGATCGACACGGACATCGCGAAGGCGAAGTAG
- a CDS encoding carbohydrate ABC transporter permease has protein sequence MAGTLSPELRTRRRRSSLRTAAFMSPWLIGFSVFFAYPLLSTVYFSFTKYDGFRPPVFNGLDNWDYVFNDLPMFWPAMRNTLWLVLVMVACRVAFGLGIGLLITKIKLGTGVFRTLFYLPYLAPPVAATLAFVFLLNPGTGPVNTLLDAVGLPTPGWFTDADWSKPALTALAVWGVGDLMVIFMAALLDVPREQYEAAELDGAGPLARFRHITLPNISPIILFAVVTGVIQAMQYYTQPLVAGKVAAGVIAGSGQQFEPGYPDKSTLTLPQVIYNAGFQRFDYGTACVVALVLFALSMAFTALLMRRRGGLIEAGD, from the coding sequence ATGGCCGGCACCCTCTCCCCCGAGCTGCGCACCAGGCGCCGCAGGTCCTCCCTGCGCACGGCGGCCTTCATGTCGCCCTGGCTGATCGGGTTCAGCGTCTTCTTCGCCTACCCGCTCCTCTCCACCGTCTACTTCTCCTTCACCAAGTACGACGGCTTCCGCCCACCCGTCTTCAACGGGCTGGACAACTGGGACTACGTCTTCAACGACCTCCCGATGTTCTGGCCGGCCATGCGCAACACCCTGTGGCTGGTCCTGGTCATGGTGGCCTGCCGGGTCGCCTTCGGCCTGGGCATCGGCCTGCTCATCACCAAGATCAAGCTGGGCACGGGCGTCTTCCGCACCCTGTTCTACCTGCCCTACCTGGCCCCTCCGGTGGCGGCGACCCTCGCCTTCGTCTTCCTGCTCAACCCGGGCACCGGCCCGGTGAACACCCTGCTGGACGCGGTCGGACTGCCCACGCCCGGCTGGTTCACGGACGCCGACTGGTCCAAGCCGGCGCTGACCGCGCTCGCGGTGTGGGGGGTCGGCGACCTGATGGTCATCTTCATGGCCGCGCTGCTCGACGTACCGCGCGAGCAGTACGAGGCCGCCGAGCTGGATGGAGCCGGGCCGCTGGCGCGGTTCCGCCACATCACCCTGCCGAACATCTCGCCGATCATCCTGTTCGCGGTGGTCACCGGGGTCATCCAGGCCATGCAGTACTACACGCAGCCCCTGGTCGCGGGGAAGGTGGCGGCCGGCGTGATCGCCGGCTCGGGCCAGCAGTTCGAGCCCGGGTACCCCGACAAGTCCACGCTGACCCTGCCCCAGGTCATCTACAACGCGGGCTTCCAGCGCTTCGACTACGGCACCGCCTGCGTGGTCGCCCTGGTGCTGTTCGCCCTCTCCATGGCCTTCACCGCGCTGCTCATGCGGCGGCGCGGCGGGCTGATCGAGGCAGGTGACTGA
- a CDS encoding 6-phospho-beta-glucosidase, with protein sequence MKLAVVGGGSTYTPELIDGFARLRDTLPISELVLIDPAAERLELIGGLARRIFAKQGHPGLITTTSDLDAGVADADAVLLQLRIGGQAARLQDETWPLECGCVGQETTGAGGLAKALRTVPVVLDIAERVRRSNPDAWIIDFTNPVGIVTRALLQAGHKAVGLCNVAIGFQRRFAAMLDLTPADIHLDHVGLNHLTWELGVRKGGPEGENLLPQLIARHGEAIAADLRLPRAVLDRLGAVPSYYLRYFYAHDEVVRELGTKPSRAAEVAAMEKELLGLYGDPALDEKPELLSKRGGAFYSEAAVDLAAALLGDGGSAVQVVNTLNNGTLPFLPDDAVIEVQARVDRSGPSPLAVPRLDPLYAGLISHVTAYEDLALDAALRGGRERVFKALLAHPLVGQFDLAEGLTDRLLAHNKEHLAWA encoded by the coding sequence ATGAAACTCGCAGTGGTGGGCGGCGGTTCCACCTATACCCCCGAGCTGATCGACGGGTTCGCCCGACTGCGCGACACCCTGCCGATCAGCGAGTTGGTGCTGATCGACCCGGCCGCCGAGCGGCTGGAGCTCATCGGCGGCCTGGCCCGGCGGATCTTCGCCAAGCAGGGGCACCCGGGCCTCATCACCACCACCTCCGACCTCGACGCGGGCGTCGCGGACGCCGACGCGGTCCTGCTGCAGCTGCGCATCGGCGGGCAGGCGGCCCGGCTCCAGGACGAGACCTGGCCGCTGGAGTGCGGCTGCGTGGGCCAGGAGACCACCGGGGCCGGCGGTCTCGCCAAGGCGCTGCGCACGGTCCCGGTGGTCCTCGACATCGCCGAGCGGGTCCGGCGCTCCAACCCGGACGCCTGGATCATCGACTTCACCAACCCGGTCGGGATCGTCACCCGGGCTCTGCTCCAGGCCGGGCACAAGGCCGTCGGGCTGTGCAACGTGGCCATCGGCTTCCAGCGCAGGTTCGCCGCGATGCTGGACCTGACCCCGGCCGACATCCACCTCGACCACGTGGGCCTCAACCACCTCACCTGGGAGCTGGGGGTGCGCAAGGGCGGCCCGGAGGGCGAGAACCTGCTGCCGCAGCTCATCGCCCGGCACGGCGAGGCCATCGCCGCGGACCTGCGGCTGCCGCGCGCGGTCCTGGACCGGCTCGGGGCGGTCCCCTCGTACTACCTGCGCTACTTCTACGCGCACGACGAGGTGGTCCGGGAGCTCGGGACCAAGCCCTCGCGGGCCGCCGAGGTCGCCGCGATGGAGAAGGAACTGCTCGGCCTGTACGGGGATCCCGCGCTGGACGAGAAGCCGGAACTGCTCTCCAAGCGGGGCGGCGCCTTCTACTCGGAGGCGGCGGTGGACCTGGCCGCGGCCCTGCTGGGCGACGGCGGGAGCGCCGTACAGGTGGTCAACACGCTGAACAACGGCACCCTGCCGTTCCTCCCGGACGACGCGGTGATCGAGGTCCAGGCGCGCGTGGACCGCTCCGGACCCTCGCCGCTGGCCGTACCGCGGCTGGACCCGCTGTACGCGGGGCTCATCTCCCACGTCACGGCCTACGAGGACCTCGCGCTGGACGCGGCGCTGCGCGGCGGCCGCGAGCGGGTGTTCAAGGCGCTGCTGGCACACCCGCTGGTGGGCCAGTTCGACCTCGCCGAGGGGCTGACCGACCGGCTCCTCGCGCACAACAAGGAGCACCTGGCATGGGCGTGA
- a CDS encoding ROK family transcriptional regulator, whose translation MPATPGTPSLLRALNDRAALELLLTHGPLSRTRIGHLTGLSKPTASQLLARLEAAGLVVLTGTATGRPGPNAQLYAVNARAAFVAGLDVTPGRILASVADLAGEVIGSHELPYAEGTGPVEQVTRALGEAVKDAGLHLADIHRVVIATPGSFDPRTGVLRYADHLAGWQSPTLLDELAAALPMPVEYENDVNLAAVAEQRLGAARGHEDFVLLWNEEGLGAALVLGGRLHRGWTGGAGEIGFLPVAGHPLVRQVTRVNSGGYQELAGAQVLPALAARLGVDAPPAAEAGAGSVHGAVHGAESGAMVEAAAALLAQAAASPEGGHLELLREYATALATGLASLVAVLDPEVVILSGALTIAGGEPLRELLEAELADLAPSRPLLVTGEVRERPVLRGALESALAATRDEVFDTSRR comes from the coding sequence ATGCCCGCCACCCCCGGTACGCCCAGCCTGTTGCGCGCCCTGAACGACCGGGCCGCGCTCGAGCTCCTGCTGACGCACGGTCCCCTGTCCCGGACCCGGATCGGGCACCTCACCGGCCTCTCGAAGCCCACCGCCTCCCAGCTGCTGGCCCGCCTGGAGGCCGCCGGGCTCGTCGTCCTCACCGGCACCGCCACCGGCCGCCCCGGCCCCAACGCGCAGCTCTACGCCGTCAACGCGCGGGCCGCGTTCGTCGCCGGACTCGACGTCACCCCCGGCCGGATCCTCGCCTCCGTGGCCGACCTGGCCGGAGAGGTGATCGGCAGCCACGAGCTCCCGTACGCGGAGGGCACCGGGCCGGTCGAGCAGGTCACCCGCGCCCTCGGCGAGGCCGTCAAGGACGCCGGACTGCACCTCGCCGACATCCACCGGGTGGTCATCGCGACCCCCGGCTCCTTCGACCCCCGCACCGGGGTGCTGCGCTACGCCGACCACCTGGCGGGCTGGCAGTCCCCCACGCTCCTCGACGAGCTGGCCGCGGCCCTGCCGATGCCGGTCGAGTACGAGAACGACGTGAACCTCGCCGCCGTCGCCGAGCAGCGGCTCGGCGCCGCCCGCGGCCACGAGGACTTCGTCCTGCTGTGGAACGAGGAGGGCCTCGGGGCCGCCCTCGTGCTCGGCGGCCGGCTGCACCGCGGCTGGACCGGCGGCGCCGGGGAGATCGGCTTCCTGCCGGTCGCCGGGCACCCGCTGGTCCGCCAGGTCACCCGGGTCAACTCCGGCGGCTACCAGGAGCTGGCCGGCGCACAGGTGCTGCCCGCGCTGGCGGCCCGGCTCGGCGTCGACGCGCCGCCGGCCGCCGAGGCCGGGGCCGGTTCGGTGCACGGCGCCGTGCACGGGGCCGAGTCCGGGGCCATGGTCGAAGCGGCGGCCGCGTTGCTGGCCCAGGCCGCCGCCTCGCCCGAGGGCGGCCACCTGGAACTCCTGCGGGAGTACGCCACCGCTCTCGCCACCGGACTCGCCTCGCTGGTCGCCGTACTGGACCCGGAGGTCGTGATCCTCTCCGGCGCGCTGACCATCGCCGGCGGCGAGCCGCTGCGCGAGCTCCTCGAAGCCGAACTCGCCGACCTCGCCCCGTCCCGGCCCCTGCTGGTGACCGGCGAGGTACGGGAACGGCCCGTACTGCGCGGGGCACTGGAGAGCGCCCTCGCCGCCACCCGCGACGAGGTCTTCGACACCTCCCGCCGCTGA